A region from the Spiroplasma taiwanense CT-1 genome encodes:
- a CDS encoding DeoR/GlpR family DNA-binding transcription regulator has protein sequence MHKLKRKEILLQKIVEKNFMSSKDFLEYAQSNGINESTARRDLKELEKEDKITLTFGGIISKVENELEIGRIEKAQKELYKKVAIANEAIKLLKENDVIFCAPGTTIEHFVKKIDKKIKVLVTNSFPVFLSAWNNKNIKDVFLLGGIFKEKSQVFYNRDTKKYLEGIKFSNAFFSCYSIDYEGNIYDDFAPELDVLIEVLKRSTVKNLLVDSSKFVNEGINQLISVNDINNLITDQKAKGLITEKIEYLNIVFSKEN, from the coding sequence ATGCATAAGTTAAAAAGAAAAGAAATTCTTCTACAAAAAATTGTGGAAAAAAACTTTATGTCTTCAAAGGACTTTTTGGAATATGCTCAAAGTAATGGAATAAATGAAAGTACTGCACGAAGAGATCTAAAAGAATTAGAAAAAGAAGACAAAATAACTTTAACTTTTGGGGGAATTATTTCAAAAGTAGAAAACGAATTAGAAATTGGAAGAATAGAAAAAGCTCAAAAAGAATTGTACAAAAAAGTAGCTATTGCAAATGAAGCTATAAAATTATTAAAAGAAAATGATGTAATTTTTTGTGCTCCTGGAACAACTATTGAACATTTTGTTAAAAAAATAGATAAAAAAATAAAAGTTTTAGTAACAAATTCTTTTCCTGTTTTTTTATCAGCTTGAAATAATAAAAATATAAAAGATGTTTTTTTACTTGGTGGTATTTTTAAAGAAAAGTCTCAAGTTTTTTATAACAGAGATACTAAAAAATATTTAGAAGGAATAAAATTCTCAAATGCATTTTTTAGCTGCTATTCAATTGATTATGAAGGAAATATCTATGATGATTTTGCACCAGAATTAGATGTTTTAATAGAAGTTTTAAAGCGTTCTACTGTTAAAAATCTTCTTGTTGATTCTTCAAAATTTGTAAATGAAGGAATAAATCAATTAATTAGTGTTAATGACATTAATAATTTAATTACAGATCAAAAAGCAAAAGGTTTAATAACTGAAAAAATAGAGTATTTAAATATTGTATTTTCAAAGGAGAATTAA
- a CDS encoding PTS lactose/cellobiose transporter subunit IIA: MNDRVEGKKYVKKKRNNIKGLELVAYAGEARSLIMECINNAKNNDFEKIDELMKEAEELLNQAHRSQADMLFEEAKEEYNEITLTIIHGQDHLMTTLLLKDLAYNLIEFWKKQKKWLELF; the protein is encoded by the coding sequence ATGAATGACAGAGTAGAAGGTAAAAAATATGTCAAAAAAAAGAGAAATAACATTAAAGGTTTAGAATTAGTAGCATATGCAGGTGAAGCAAGAAGTTTAATTATGGAATGTATAAATAATGCAAAAAATAATGATTTTGAAAAAATTGATGAGTTAATGAAAGAAGCAGAAGAATTGCTAAATCAAGCACATAGAAGTCAAGCAGATATGTTGTTTGAAGAAGCAAAAGAAGAATATAATGAAATAACTTTGACTATAATTCATGGTCAAGATCACTTAATGACAACACTTTTATTAAAAGACCTTGCATATAATTTAATTGAATTTTGAAAAAAACAAAAAAAATGACTAGAATTATTTTAA
- a CDS encoding family 1 glycosylhydrolase — MKDYEKIDYIQEHFDIIQKLIDEGEKIEHYYLWSHMDMFNWTNGYNKRYGLFYVDFENQKRYEKLLAYWWLEKTKQDRLDTKVDLDKLLDNVEKNLL; from the coding sequence ATTAAAGATTATGAAAAAATTGATTATATTCAAGAACACTTTGATATAATTCAAAAATTAATTGATGAAGGTGAAAAAATAGAGCATTATTATTTATGAAGTCATATGGATATGTTTAATTGAACTAATGGATATAATAAGAGATATGGTCTATTTTATGTAGATTTTGAAAATCAAAAGAGATATGAAAAACTTTTAGCTTATTGATGATTGGAAAAGACTAAACAAGATAGATTAGATACTAAAGTTGATTTAGATAAACTTTTAGATAATGTAGAAAAAAATTTATTATAA
- a CDS encoding family 1 glycosylhydrolase, with protein MKNFKFGTATVAFQCEKNLNTGGRGKCIWDDVLLNNKSIAKYSPEPTSEFYKVYNTDFELAKKYGIEVLRVSIAWSRIFPSNSTEINKKQ; from the coding sequence ATGAAAAATTTTAAATTTGGAACAGCAACAGTTGCATTTCAATGTGAAAAAAATTTAAATACTGGTGGAAGAGGTAAGTGTATTTGAGATGATGTATTATTAAATAATAAGTCAATTGCAAAATATAGTCCTGAACCAACAAGTGAATTTTATAAAGTATATAACACTGATTTTGAATTAGCCAAAAAATATGGAATTGAAGTTTTAAGAGTTTCTATTGCATGATCTAGAATTTTTCCTTCAAATTCAACAGAAATTAATAAAAAGCAGTAG